The proteins below are encoded in one region of Peribacillus muralis:
- a CDS encoding glycoside hydrolase family 1 protein produces the protein MTQFEAKFPKNFYWGGATAANQIEGGFDEGGKGLSAADFVEYIPKDQRTKDNAMEITSEQIRKALSGESTARYPKREGIDFYHHYKEDIALLAEMGFTAFRLSIHWARIFPNGYDEEPNEAGLQFYDNVFAELKKYNIEPIVTLSHYETPYGLTEKYNGWVGREVIDHFVHYAETVFTRYKDKVQYWISFNEINMITISPFTGGGVISDKEANSMQARYQGLHHQFVASSLATKKLHEIIPDGKMGCMLARMSHYPNTPNPADVIKAQKDNQENLFFTDVHVRGEYPKYMDRFFIENNIEIIKATGDDEILMQHPVDYITISYYMSMLSSASPEGERTEGNLMNSLKNPYLEASEWGWQIDPIGLRVVLNEMYDRYQVPIFMVENGLGAYDKVEEDGSIHDHYRIDYLRKHIEQMKEAVGDGVELMGYLAWGPIDLVSMSTSEMSKRYGFIYVDKDDEGNGSLERSRKDSFYWYKKAIESNGEVL, from the coding sequence ATGACACAATTCGAAGCCAAATTCCCAAAAAACTTTTATTGGGGAGGTGCAACTGCCGCCAACCAAATTGAAGGCGGATTTGATGAAGGTGGTAAAGGTTTATCCGCTGCCGACTTTGTTGAATATATCCCTAAAGATCAAAGAACAAAAGATAATGCAATGGAAATCACCTCTGAACAAATCAGAAAAGCACTAAGTGGTGAATCGACGGCACGTTATCCTAAACGTGAAGGCATTGATTTCTATCACCACTATAAAGAAGATATCGCTTTACTTGCTGAGATGGGCTTTACGGCATTCAGGCTTTCCATTCATTGGGCAAGGATATTCCCTAATGGCTACGATGAAGAGCCAAATGAGGCAGGTTTACAATTTTACGACAATGTATTTGCTGAATTAAAGAAATATAATATTGAGCCGATCGTTACATTATCTCATTATGAAACACCTTATGGCTTGACGGAAAAATATAATGGCTGGGTTGGTCGTGAAGTAATCGATCATTTTGTACACTATGCAGAAACGGTTTTTACTCGTTACAAAGATAAGGTGCAATATTGGATTTCATTTAATGAAATCAATATGATCACCATCAGTCCTTTTACCGGCGGAGGCGTCATATCGGATAAGGAAGCAAACTCCATGCAGGCAAGATATCAAGGTTTGCACCACCAATTTGTCGCGAGTTCACTGGCCACAAAAAAATTACATGAAATTATCCCTGATGGAAAAATGGGTTGCATGCTGGCAAGGATGAGCCATTATCCAAACACTCCAAATCCTGCAGATGTCATAAAAGCGCAAAAGGATAATCAAGAAAATCTATTCTTTACAGATGTCCATGTTCGTGGTGAGTATCCTAAATATATGGATCGTTTCTTCATTGAAAATAATATTGAAATCATCAAAGCCACTGGGGATGACGAGATCCTTATGCAGCATCCAGTGGATTACATCACCATTAGTTATTACATGTCCATGTTATCCTCCGCTTCCCCAGAAGGAGAGCGAACAGAAGGAAACTTAATGAATTCACTAAAGAATCCTTATTTAGAAGCTTCTGAATGGGGATGGCAAATTGATCCGATCGGTCTGCGTGTCGTATTGAATGAGATGTATGATCGCTATCAAGTGCCAATCTTCATGGTTGAAAATGGATTGGGTGCCTATGATAAGGTCGAAGAAGACGGCTCCATCCATGATCACTATCGGATTGATTACTTAAGGAAACATATTGAACAAATGAAAGAAGCTGTCGGTGATGGAGTTGAATTGATGGGGTACCTGGCCTGGGGACCTATCGACTTAGTTTCCATGTCAACAAGCGAAATGTCGAAACGGTACGGCTTCATTTATGTCGATAAAGATGACGAAGGCAATGGAAGTTTGGAAAGAAGCCGTAAAGATTCTTTCTACTGGTATAAAAAAGCGATTGAAAGTAATGGTGAAGTATTATAA
- a CDS encoding beta-glucoside-specific PTS transporter subunit IIABC, whose product MDNKQLGNRIVQLVGGEGNINSLVHCATRLRFKLNDRQKADKEELRKIADVLTVVEKGGQFQVVIGNKVGKVYTEIMNDHNIHNEDSANEKETIEKVGVMAKSFEYISGTFSPLIPALAGAGMIKALLAILDILNLIDINGTTYAVLNAASSGLFYFLPIFVAISAAKKLNANPFVGGAIAAGLVDPNFTALLKADGQVSFMDIPLIVTDYSSTVFPLLIAMAVYAPLERFVKKRTPDTIQLFFIPMVGILVMVPLTALVFGPFAQYISLAIGAAVTYLVAKSAILTGVIIASIWPILVILGVHWGVVPIMIDNYSRGGDIIGPITAASTFAQMGIAFGIFLRAGKNKELRSLSFAATLSGLFAGVSEPILYGIVLRYKKLIPLLLVAGSIGGAIVATFNVRVFGFVFNSLLTIPAYSPTLGYILGIGASFLSATILAFVFGTEGKKKVAADKAEKAIEDKSSKTVAALDKTYDLSAPLKGEVMPLENVDDAVFSSGAMGKGVAIEPAEGMVSAPFDGNVVTLFPTKHAIGLISENGVEVLIHIGLDTVQLGGKYFDAHVEAGSAVKKGDKLVTFDIEGIKKAGYKATTPVIVTNTAEYLDVVQTKSRFVTLEEPILTIVK is encoded by the coding sequence ATGGATAACAAACAGTTAGGCAATCGAATCGTTCAGTTGGTGGGCGGCGAAGGAAATATCAATTCCCTCGTCCATTGTGCTACACGATTAAGATTCAAGCTTAATGATCGCCAAAAAGCTGACAAAGAGGAATTAAGGAAAATCGCCGATGTTCTTACAGTAGTCGAAAAAGGAGGACAATTCCAGGTTGTAATCGGGAATAAAGTAGGGAAAGTGTATACAGAGATCATGAATGACCACAATATTCATAATGAAGATTCAGCCAACGAAAAGGAAACCATTGAAAAAGTAGGCGTCATGGCTAAAAGCTTTGAATATATTTCGGGGACATTTTCTCCATTGATTCCCGCACTGGCAGGAGCGGGAATGATCAAAGCGCTGCTTGCGATCCTTGATATTTTAAATCTTATTGATATAAATGGAACAACCTATGCTGTATTGAATGCAGCATCAAGTGGCCTCTTTTATTTCTTGCCAATCTTTGTAGCTATTTCCGCCGCTAAGAAATTGAATGCAAACCCGTTTGTTGGCGGCGCCATTGCGGCAGGCTTAGTTGACCCCAATTTCACGGCCCTTCTAAAAGCTGATGGGCAAGTAAGTTTCATGGATATTCCGCTGATCGTGACGGATTATTCATCAACCGTTTTTCCCTTGTTAATTGCGATGGCTGTCTATGCTCCTTTAGAACGCTTCGTAAAAAAACGCACACCGGATACGATTCAACTATTCTTTATTCCAATGGTGGGCATTTTGGTCATGGTTCCATTAACGGCCTTAGTGTTCGGACCGTTTGCACAATACATTAGTTTAGCAATTGGGGCTGCCGTTACTTACTTGGTAGCAAAATCCGCAATCTTGACCGGTGTCATCATTGCCTCCATTTGGCCAATCTTGGTCATCTTGGGTGTGCATTGGGGCGTCGTGCCGATCATGATCGATAATTACTCACGTGGCGGAGATATAATTGGACCCATTACAGCTGCCTCTACATTTGCACAAATGGGGATCGCCTTCGGTATCTTCTTACGAGCCGGAAAAAACAAAGAATTGCGTTCCCTTTCATTTGCGGCTACGTTATCCGGCTTGTTCGCAGGGGTATCTGAACCGATCCTTTACGGGATCGTATTAAGATATAAAAAGTTAATACCATTATTATTAGTAGCTGGTTCGATTGGCGGCGCCATTGTCGCAACATTCAATGTAAGAGTATTTGGGTTTGTTTTCAATAGTCTTCTGACCATCCCTGCTTATTCACCGACACTCGGCTATATACTCGGGATTGGCGCTTCATTTCTCTCAGCAACCATTTTAGCGTTCGTCTTTGGTACAGAAGGGAAGAAAAAGGTTGCTGCCGATAAAGCTGAAAAAGCAATAGAAGACAAATCCTCTAAGACAGTGGCTGCCCTGGACAAAACCTATGATTTATCTGCACCATTAAAAGGGGAGGTGATGCCTTTGGAAAACGTGGATGATGCCGTATTTTCCAGCGGTGCAATGGGTAAGGGTGTGGCCATCGAACCGGCTGAGGGAATGGTTTCAGCACCGTTTGATGGAAATGTAGTGACACTATTCCCAACAAAACATGCAATTGGCTTGATTAGTGAGAATGGGGTTGAAGTATTGATCCATATCGGACTAGATACAGTTCAACTAGGCGGAAAGTATTTTGATGCACATGTCGAAGCTGGTTCAGCCGTCAAAAAAGGAGACAAACTGGTAACCTTTGATATTGAAGGTATTAAAAAGGCAGGCTATAAAGCTACAACACCTGTAATCGTCACTAACACTGCCGAGTATTTAGATGTTGTACAAACAAAATCAAGATTCGTCACTTTAGAAGAACCAATATTAACTATTGTAAAATAA